From the genome of Flavobacterium luteolum, one region includes:
- a CDS encoding HmuY family protein: MKTKFLKLSLLALFIFTASCSSDDDKNEVAPVVTTKVSNVYAPQTGGQGQPVGGEFTKFSFSQNKIVTDDSWDIAFRGTSIIVNGGAKISATDTGEPERKGQGAVSIVSGIFANVTAFPASSTFAQDASTVYSIPTGSGKGWYSYNAETHIISPIAGKVFVVKTHDGKYAKFEILSYYKDAPASPTQTSESPYYTFNFAYQANSTTTF, from the coding sequence ATGAAAACAAAATTCTTAAAACTTTCGCTTTTAGCATTATTTATTTTTACAGCATCTTGCAGCAGCGATGATGATAAAAATGAAGTAGCACCAGTAGTAACAACAAAAGTTTCTAATGTTTATGCTCCGCAAACTGGAGGACAAGGACAACCAGTTGGTGGTGAATTTACAAAATTCAGTTTTTCCCAAAATAAAATTGTAACTGACGATAGTTGGGATATCGCTTTCCGTGGTACATCAATTATTGTTAATGGAGGAGCAAAAATTAGTGCTACTGATACAGGAGAACCAGAAAGAAAAGGACAAGGAGCAGTAAGTATTGTTTCAGGTATTTTTGCAAACGTAACAGCATTTCCTGCTTCTAGTACTTTTGCTCAAGATGCATCTACTGTTTATTCAATCCCGACAGGAAGTGGAAAAGGCTGGTATTCTTACAATGCAGAAACTCATATCATTTCTCCTATTGCAGGAAAAGTATTTGTTGTAAAAACACACGATGGTAAATATGCAAAATTTGAAATATTAAGTTATTATAAAGATGCACCTGCAAGTCCAACACAAACTTCGGAGTCGCCTTACTATACTT